The Rhopalosiphum maidis isolate BTI-1 chromosome 4, ASM367621v3, whole genome shotgun sequence region GGGAGTTATTGTGCGTACCGTGGAAAACCAAAAAgtgttaattataactttgaaACAAGTTTTGGGGTTGTAGTAGACCAGTAAGGTTACGTGTCGCCAGTGtacatgttaaaatattaacgttaACAATGTATGGTTCAATGTCATATGTTTTATCTACACAACAACACCGTCGAGTGTTCGTCGTTATAATCTCATAATACGACCGCGGCCGTAAACATTACGTGACAACTATGTCGCCTTTTTTATTGCCATGAGTACACTTAAAATCATATTCATTTCAGTGGTGTATCGTGAccgattttaatttcaatcatATTGTCACGCGCCGTGTCGGAAGACCGACCGCCGTACTATGTCGTTGTAAACACCTGCCCGGAGTGCTGCGAAATTAATCGCGAGCccgtaaataaatagttataataataatttttaattattattattattggcgcGGGTGTTGATGACGGTCGATCGTACTCGGACGCGTGTACCACGTACTGATATTCGTCGCTGTCGTGGCGGACGCGACACGCACATGTGGAACTATAgtcagcggcggcggcggcggttatTGTTGTACgtacaacgacgacgacgacgacgaataCGACGTCGTTGGTGGGACGATGGAACAACGGTGGCGGTGCacagctgctgctgctgctgtcaTGGACATCGTTTTGGTGGGAGGGGGGCTGCTGCAACGTGGAATCCGTCGTCTTGCCGTTGTTGCCGTCGCTGTGGTGCGTGTCTGCCAGCGCGGGCCTCCGACAAAGATCTCATCCATCGTCCGCGTACAGTGTGTGTTTGTTCAGACGTGTGCGCTCTGCAGTATTCAGTAGTCAGTGTCGTGTACATCGTACGGCAAacgtataatatcgtatatttttataatattcgataACATAACAGTTAGAGAGATACACGAAGTCAACGTTCGTTGTTTTCCGTTTTCCTTAACCCTCAGACGCGGCAACCCCGTTTCGTTTCGCACCGTTCCATCTTCGCCGCCGTCTCAAAGCAATGGCGCCCAAGAAGTACAACAGCAGGTCAAACAGCAGCTATTCCGCTCCCACCGCCCCGTTGCCCGAAAGGGGACCAGGTATGTGTTCGCTTGACGGTGTCCGAGGGACTTGCGTAGAGCTCGCATATGGTCAGTCCCTGATCGATCGCTCATTTCAAGAATCGTAAGACGGGTGTCATATTACACACTGCGACGACGAAACGCGAAAAACGCTCtgtattttctttgtttttaattttgttctcTTCgtgtttgtgatttttttcaaattcattcCGGTAACGTGGCCGTTTCGACTTGTTACACGGTCCGCTGTTTCCCCTCTGGCTTTCTTCCCCCTCCGGCAATCTGAAATGAGTTCGCTTGAGAATTATTTGACGTGTGTATTTGTTGAATCGgcgatttttagtttttacagtTACGCGGGTAATTGTTGAACCGAAACGCCATCGTCTCTCCGGATTGTGGTTGGTAGTGGTGGTGGTTCTCTTGGTGGCGGCGGTGGTGATGTGGAATCGACAAATTTTGTCCACGTTCGCGGATCCAAGCCGACCCGTCCAAACCTAACCCACTCGTATCCATTCCTAACGTCAaaccaatattatacagatgtTTTTGGATTTACCTGTTTGTTCGGTTCGAcgctgtattaatttaattcgttTGATGTGGTTTGACAGTAAATTGTATTGGCCTGACGTCGAAGTTTTGTAAACATCTTAGCGATTCACCCTTGTTTTTTACTGTGGTGTCTTCCATAGACTATTTACCTGTTGGTTGTTATTGatccattaaaatttatgtacatCAAGTCGATGAATTtaggtactattaaatatgttttctttGGTCTTAGTAActgaatgataatattgtttgagGTCAAAAGCTAGAAGTtgacctatttaattttttctacgtTTTACTACTTGGTAAATTtgtgtacaatattgtatgaCAATTTTGGTACAGCTGGCGAGCGAGCCCAAAGTAAGGTAAAAGTTATGAATGGAGCTATGcgttattaaatgtttgtgtactgcatcttatattatatcatacaataatgAAAATCAAAAGCGCTTGCTATGTGTCTatgttcaatttataaatattattgtaatacgagTACtcttaaattctattttataaatacgcgCATTTTGatgagttaaaatatttcccaaatataattaatattaaatattatgccaaaaataatacaatataatacttctgttaatatgtgaatattatcatttagtcAATTATCATAAAGATAGTCAAACTATTGTAATGATATTAGTATTACctatgaacataataataatttattaattgttaattttgaatttgtttacAGTTGAAGCTTTGGTATATTGGAGAGATCCTGTATCATCGGGCATTGTTTTTGGTGCTACGCTAGTCGTATTGCTGTCGTTCGCATATATGTCACTGATTAGCGTAGTTGCTTATCTGGCTATGTTCATACAATCTGGATGCATTCTTTTACGTCTGTATAAAACTGCTCTACAGAcagtaaataaaactaatgaaaGTCACCCATTCCAGTGAGTCGTCCATTCCAAAaactaatcaataataattgtcatcaattgtattatatttatttgtttgtattttatagagaATATCTTGACTTGGACATCAGGCTACCACAGGAAAAAGCTGAAGAACTGTGCAAATTAGCTGTTGTGCACATCAATGCCGTATTGGTTGAACTTCGTCGCTTGTTACTTGCTGAAGACTTGGTCGATTCTGCCAAATTCTTTGGTATTCTCTGGGTGTTGACATATGTTGGCGCTTTGTTCAACGGCCTTACACTCATAATTAttggtacttatattttttttgtatattatatagataaattatttaattcattttttttttcaggatTTATTGCCCTGTTCACACTACCCAAAGTTTATGAGAACAAT contains the following coding sequences:
- the LOC113560294 gene encoding reticulon-1-A-like isoform X3 gives rise to the protein MAPKKYNSRSNSSYSAPTAPLPERGPVEALVYWRDPVSSGIVFGATLVVLLSFAYMSLISVVAYLAMFIQSGCILLRLYKTALQTVNKTNESHPFQEYLDLDIRLPQEKAEELCKLAVVHINAVLVELRRLLLAEDLVDSAKFFGILWVLTYVGALFNGLTLIIIGFIALFTLPKVYENNKTQIDQNIEVVRSKIAELTNKVRAAIPIGKKNPETKKKE
- the LOC113560294 gene encoding reticulon-1-A-like isoform X2 — translated: MNSHTEKEDNFDVVAPVKIFLNTMIWLNKWFNPEKLPPKVEALVYWRDPVSSGIVFGATLVVLLSFAYMSLISVVAYLAMFIQSGCILLRLYKTALQTVNKTNESHPFQEYLDLDIRLPQEKAEELCKLAVVHINAVLVELRRLLLAEDLVDSAKFFGILWVLTYVGALFNGLTLIIIGFIALFTLPKVYENNKTQIDQNIEVVRSKIAELTNKVRAAIPIGKKNPETKKKE
- the LOC113560294 gene encoding reticulon-1-A-like isoform X4; the encoded protein is MGSKREKFEALVYWRDPVSSGIVFGATLVVLLSFAYMSLISVVAYLAMFIQSGCILLRLYKTALQTVNKTNESHPFQEYLDLDIRLPQEKAEELCKLAVVHINAVLVELRRLLLAEDLVDSAKFFGILWVLTYVGALFNGLTLIIIGFIALFTLPKVYENNKTQIDQNIEVVRSKIAELTNKVRAAIPIGKKNPETKKKE